The Synchiropus splendidus isolate RoL2022-P1 chromosome 8, RoL_Sspl_1.0, whole genome shotgun sequence genome has a window encoding:
- the bckdha gene encoding 2-oxoisovalerate dehydrogenase subunit alpha, mitochondrial, whose protein sequence is MATVSLVRKMYGVCVHAARQAATLNCPRPLQLRHFRMSAARPQQPFDSSLEKPQFPGASAEFVEELEFIQPNVISGIPIYRVMDRQGNIINPSQDPQLSKETVLNFYQKMTMLNTMDRILYESQRQGRISFYMTNYGEEGTHIGSAAALESSDLVFGQYREAGVLMYRGFPLDSFMAQCYANADDLGKGRQMPVHYGSKDLNFVTISSPLATQIPQAVGAAYAYKRENTNRAVICYFGEGAASEGDAHAGFNFSATLECPLIFFCRNNGYAISTPTDEQYRGDGIAARGPGYGMLSIRVDGNDVFAVYNATKEARRRAVTENRPFLIEAMTYRIGHHSTSDDSSAYRSVDEVNYWDKQDHPISRLRHYMTARGWWSEDDERSWRKQSRKTVMEAFERAEKRLKPNPELLFTDVYQEMTPHLNKQREGLWRHVQQYKDQYPLDLYDKQ, encoded by the exons ATGGCGACCGTGAGCTTGGTGAGGAAGATGTACGGAGTCTGTGTCCACGCCGCTCGCCAGGCGGCCACACTCAACTGTCCGAGGCCGCTTCAGCTCCGCCACTTCAGGATGAGT GCCGCCCGACCGCAGCAGCCGTTCGACTCCTCGCTGGAGAAGCCCCAGTTTCCTGGAGCCTCAGCTGAGtttgtggaggagctggagttcATCCAGCCCAATGTCATCTCTGGAATCCCCATCTACAGAGTGATGGACCGTCAGGGAAACATCATCAACCCGTCTCAAGACCCTCAG CTCTCCAAGGAGACGGTCCTGAACTTCTACCAGAAGATGACGATGCTCAACACCATGGATCGGATCCTGTACGAGTCCCAGAGACAG GGTCGTATCTCCTTCTACATGACCAACTACGGGGAGGAGGGGACGCACATCGGCAGCGCCGCGGCACTGGAGTCCAGTGACTTGGTGTTTGGACAGTACAGAGAAGCAG GTGTGCTAATGTACCGCGGCTTCCCGCTGGACTCCTTCATGGCTCAGTGCTATGCAAACGCCGACGACCTCGGTAAAGGTCGACAGATGCCCGTTCACTACGGCTCCAAAGACCTGAACTTCGTCACCATCTCATCTCCCCTGGCCACGCAGATCCCTCAAG CGGTGGGCGCGGCCTACGCCTACAAGAGGGAGAACACCAACCGGGCTGTCATCTGCTACTTTGGCGAGGGAGCGGCCAGCGAGGGTGACGCCCACGCCGGCTTCAACTTCTCCGCCACGCTCGAGTGCCCGCTCATCTTCTTCTGCCGTAATAACGGCTACGCCATCTCCACGCCAACCGATGAGCAGTACAGAGGCGACGGCATCG CGGCTCGTGGTCCCGGGTATGGAATGCTGTCCATCCGTGTGGACGGTAACGACGTCTTCGCCGTCTACAACGCCACCAAGGAAGCGCGGCGCAGAGCTGTCACCGAAAACCGGCCCTTCCTCATCGAGGCCATGACCTACAG AATCGGGCACCACAGCACCAGCGATGACAGCTCTGCCTACCGCTCGGTGGACGAGGTGAACTACTGGGACAAGCAGGACCACCCCATCTCCCGCCTCAGGCACTACATGACGGCACGCGGCTGGTGGAGCGAGGACGacgagaggagctggaggaagcagTCACGCAAGACGGTGATGGAGGCCTTTGAGCGCGCGGAGAAGCGTCTGAAGCCCAACCCGGAACTGCTGTTCACCGATGTGTACCAGGAGATGACACCTCACCTGAACAAGCAAAGGGAGGGCCTGTGGAGACACGTGCAGCAGTACAAGGATCAGTACCCCCTCGACCTGTACGACAAACAGTAG